Below is a window of Chthoniobacterales bacterium DNA.
CGACTTCTTCACCCGTGTGGGTCCAGACGTCCTGCACCTTATTCTTACGCTCGCCGTCGGTGATGATACCGCGGTGGTATTGCTTCGAAACCTCGGCAATCTCCTTGTAAGCCTTCTCGACGAGACCGGTCTTCTCCTTCGGAATGATCATGTCAGACACACCGATGGAAATGCCCGCACTCGTCGCGGCGCGGAAGCCGGCGATCTTGAGGCGGTCGAGGGTTTCGACGGTCGCGGCCTGGCCGGAGACCTGGTAGCAACGCCAGATGATGTCGGAGAGCTGCTTCTTGCCGCAGACCTTGTTGAAGAAGCCAAGCTGCTTCGGCCAGATCTGGTTGAAGGTCACGCGACCGGCGGTCGTCTCGAGGATGCGCACATTGGCATCGCCGTAGACCGTCTTCACCCCGAAGTCGGGGTTCTTGAAGCGAATCGGGCTGTGGGTCTTGATCGAGCCTTCGCTGAGCGCGAATTCGACTTCCCAGGCCTCCCCGAAGAGCGGGGTGCGACCCGTGTCGGGGATTTCACCCGGACGCGGCATCTGCGTGAGATAGTAGCAACCGAGCGGAATGTCCTGCGAAGGCGTGGTGATCGGCTTGCCGCTCGAGGGCGAGAAGATGTTGTTCGGCGCGAGCATGAGCAGGCGCGCTTCCATCTGGGCCTCGATCGAAAGCGGAACGTGCACGGCCATCTGGTCACCGTCGAAGTCCGCGTTGTAAGCGGTGCAGACGAGCGGGTGAACGCGAATGGCCTCGCCTTCGATCAGGATCGGCTCGAAGGCCTGGATCGAGAGACGGTGCAGGGTCGGCGCGCGGTTCAGGAGGACCGGATGGCCCTTGGTGACCTCGTCGAGAATGTCCCAGACTTCGGGCGTCTGGCGCTCGATGAGCTTCTTGGCGCTGCGCACGGTGTGCACGTAGCCGAGTTCCTTGAGGCGACGAATGATGAACGGCTCGAACAGGACGAGCGCCATCTTCTTCGGAAGACCGCACTGGTTGAGCTTGAGTTCCGGTCCGATGACGATGACCGAACGGCCAGAGTAGTCGACACGCTTGCCGAGAAGGTTCTGGCGGAAGCGGCCGCCCTTGCCCTTGAGCATGTCGCTGAGGGACTTGAGCGGACGATTCGCGGCCCCGGTGACGGCGCGACCGTGACGACCGTTGTCGAAGAGCGCGTCCACGGCTTCCTGAAGCATGCGCTTTTCGTTGCGAATGATGACTTCCGGCGTCTTGAGTTGCAGGAGCGTCTTGAGACGGTTGTTGCGGTTGATGACGCGGCGATAAAGGTCGTTGAGGTCGGACGTCGCGAAACGGCCGCCTTCCAGCGGAACGAGCGGACGCAGATCCGGAGGGATAACCGGCAGCACCTGCAGGATCATCCACTCGGGACGGGTCTTCGAGGTCGCAAAGCCCTGGACGAGCTTGAGGCGCTTGGCGAGCTTCTTCCGGAGCTGCTTGCTCCGCGTCGAGGTCATCGCCTGCTCGATCTCATCGTTGAGGGAGGCCAGATCGAGCTGCTCGAGAAGCTTCTTGATCGCTTCCGCGCCCATGCCGGCGACGAAGTTGTCGCCATACTGATCCTCGGCTTCGCGGAATTCCGCTTCAGTGAGGAGCTGGCACTTCTGGAGCGGGGTGTTGCCCGGATCGATGACGATGTAGTCCTCGTAATAGATCACGCGCTCGAGCTGGCGGCTCGTCATGTCGAGCATGAGGCCGATGCGCGAAGGCATGCACTTGTAAAACCAGATGTGCGAAACCGGAACGGCGAGTTCGATGTGCCCCATGCGCTCGCGGCGCACGCGGGACTGCGTCACTTCGACACCGCAGCGGTCGCAGACGGTGCCCTTGTGCTTGATGCGCTTGTATTTCCCGCAGGAGCACTCCCAGTCGCGGGTCGGACCGAAGATACGCTCGCAGAAAAGGCCGCCCTTCTCCGGCTTGAACGTCCGGTAGTTGATCGTTTCGGGATTCTTGACTTCGCCCTTGGACCACGCGCGGATGGACTCCGGCGAGGCGACGGTAATGCCGACCTCGTCAAATCCCTCCGATTTCTCGAAGGCCGCGCCGGTCAACTCTCTCAAGCTGTTTTGAATCATAGCTATGCTTTTTTCTGATTTGGCGGGCTTTTAGGCTGCGGTGTCCGTGATGGCGAAGGGATCGGTGCCGCCGACTTTGACATCGAGACCGAGGCCCTGCATTTCCTTGATAAGAACGTTGAACGATTCCGGCGTGCCGGCCTGCAGCGAGTTGTCGCCCTTGACGATCGACTCGTAGATGCGCGTGCGGCCCTGGACGTCGTCCGATTTGACCGTGAGCAATTCCTGCAGGGTGTAAGCGGCGCCGTAGGCTTCGAGCGCCCAGACTTCCATTTCGCCGAAGCGCTGGCCGCCGTATTGGGCCTTGCCGCCGAGAGGCTGCTGGGTAACGAGGCTGTAAGGACCGACCGCACGGGCGTGGATCTTGTCCGCCACCAGGTGGCCGAGCTTCAGCATGTAAATGATGCCGACCACGACCTGCTGGTCGAACTTGTCGCCGGTGCGTCCATCATAAAGCGTGGATTTACCGGTTTCGTTGATCCAGGTGTAGCCCTCCACCTTCTGAGCTTCGCGGAGATACTCACGAATCTTCGGTTCGGCGATACCGTCGAACACCGGGGTCGCGACCGAGAAGCCGAGCGCGCGGGCGGCAATACCGAGATGCGTCTCGAGAACCTGACCGACGTTCATTCGGCTCGGCACGCCGAGCGGGTTGAGCACGATGTCGACCGGGGTGCCGTCCGCGAGGAACGGCATGTCCTCCTCAGGCACGATCTTGGCGACCACGCCCTTGTTACCGTGACGACCGGCCATCTTGTCACCGACGGAAAGCTTGCGCTTACTGGCAATGTAGACCTTGACCTGCTTGATGATGCCGGGGTCGACATCATCGCCGCTCTCCACGAGGCCGATTTTCTCTTCCTTCTCGCGGTTGAGTTCCTCGAACTTGTGTTCGAACTGGCCAATGATCTCGCGGATCTTGTTGCGGATCGGGCTCGGGTCGATTTCGACGTGTTCGTAGACGGAGGCGAGCTTGCGGAGCAGCTGCTTCGTGATCTTGCGGTTCGCTGGGATGATGATTTCGCCAGTCTGGGCGTTGACCACGTCGAGCGGGATCTTTTCGCCAAGCAGGACGTTGGAAAGGGCTTCCGTGAGCTGTTCGTGGAGCTCGTCCTCGCGACGCTTGTGATCCTCGAGGATCATCTTCTGCTGCCGTTTGGATTCGGTCGGGGTCATCTTGAGACGCGCGACTTCCTTCTTCGAGGAAACTTTCACGTCCATGACGATGCCGTAGGTGCCCGAGGGAACCGTGAGCGAAGTGTCCTTCACGTCGGCGGCCTTCTCACCGAAGATGGCGCGCAGAAGGCGCTCTTCGGGAGCAAGTTCCGTCTCGGATTTCGGCGTGATCTTGCCGACGAGAATGTCGCCCGGCTTGACTTCCGCACCGATACGAATGACACCGTCCGGACCGAGATTCTGCAACGCTTCCTCGCTGACGTTCGGAATGTCACGGGTGATTTCTTCCGGCCCGAGCTTCGTGTCGCGGGCGCCGATCTCGAATTCGTCGATGTGGATGGACGTGTAGATATCCTCCTTCACGACCTTCTCGGAAATCAGGATCGCGTCCTCGAAGTTGTAACCGTTCCAAGGCATGAACGCGACGAGCACGTTGCGACCGAGGGCGAGTTCGCCATTCTCCGTATTCGGACCGTCGGCGAGCACATCACCCTTCTTGACCTTCTGGCCCTTGGCCACGATCGGCTTCTGGTTGATGCAGGTGCTCGCGTTCGAACGCATGAACTTGCGCAGTTCGTAAACGTAGACGCCGTTCGAAGGGTCGTGCTTGATCTTCTTCTTGCCCTCGGGGAGTTCGCCGTCATTCGTGACGGTGATGTAACTGCCCGTGACCGAGGCGATGATGCCGTCGGATTCGGAGCAGATCACGGCGCGGGAATCGCGGGCCACGCGGCCTTCGATGCCGGTGCCGACGAGCGGCGCGTCCGAAATCAGAAGCGGCACACCCTGGCGCTGCATGTTCGAGCCCATCAGCGCGCGATTCGCATCGTCATGCTCGAGGAACGGGATCAATCCCGCCGCGACGGAGACGAGCTGCTTCGGCGACACGTCCATGTATTGGACCTGATCCGGAGTGGCTTCAACGAAGTCGCCGCGATGGCGCGAGGAAACGGTCTCGCCCGTGAAGGCGCCCTTGGCGTCAACCGGAGCGTTCGCCTGCGCGATGTAAAAATTCTCTTCGCGATCGCCGGTGAGGTATTCGACCTGATCGGTCACCTTGCCGTCGACGACCTTGCGGTAAGGCGTCTCGATGAAACCGAAGTCGTTCACGCGAGCGAACGTCGAAAGCGAGCTGATAAGACCGATGTTCGGGCCTTCCGGCGTCTCGATCGGGCAGATGCGGCCGTAGTGCGAGGGATGCACGTCACGGACCTCGAAGCCGGCACGGTCGCGGGAAAGACCACCAGGTCCAAGAGCCGAGAGACGGCGCTTGTGGGTGAGCTCGGACAGCGGGTTCGTCTGATCCATGAACTGACTCAGCTGCGAGCGACCGAAGAAGTCGCGCACGACGGCGGAAAGGGCCTTCGGATTGATCAGCTTCTGCGGCGTGATGTGCTCGGTGCCCGCATCATAAAGGGTCATGCGTTCACGAACGAGACGCTCGGTGCGGGCAAGGCCCACGCGGCACTGGTTCGCGAGAAGTTCGCCGACGGTGCGGACGCGGCGGCTGCCGAGGTGATCGATATCGTCGACCATGCCCTCGCCACGGCGAAGCTCGAGCAAATACTTCATTGCGGCCACGAAGTCTTCCTTCGTGAGCACACGGATCGCCTGGTCGACCTCGACCTCGAGCTTCTGGTTGATCTTGTGACGGCCCACGCGGCCGAGATCGTAGCGCTTCGGATCGAAGAAGAGGCGCTTGAGCATGTTGCGCGCGTTCTGAACGGTCGGAGGATCGCCAGGGCGCAGCTTGCGGTAGATGTCCTTGAGAGCCTCGTCCTCGTCGTGAGCGGGATCCTTCTTGAGGGACTTGATGACCGTGTCGTCGTTCTTGGTGTCAACGACCTGCACGGAGGTGTGACCGAGGCTCAGGAGCTGGGTGACGGTGGTCTTGTTGAGCGGCTCGAAGGCGCGGGCGACGGTGATTTCCCCGTCAAGAATGTCGGCAATAAGAACCTTGGTCGCGATTTCCTCTTCGTCGAGCTTCTCGGAGAGCTTGAGCGTCTCGATGTCATAGAAGAGACCGATGATGTCGGAGTCGGAGCCGTAACCGAGCGAGCGCAGGAAGGTCGTCGCAAGGAATTTGCGACGGCGCTTGCGACGATCGAGATAAACGTAAAGCAGATCGCTCGTGTCGAACTGAACTTCGAGCCAGGATCCACGGTCGGGAATGATGCGGAAGCTATGGAGCAGCTTGCCATTGAGGTGAACATCCGTCTCGAAACAGATGCCCGGCGAACGGTGCAGCTGACTGACGACCACACGCTCGGCGCCATTGATGACGAACGTGCCCTGCGGCGTCATCAGCGGGATTTCCCCCATGTAGACCTTTTCTTCCTTCGTCGCGTGCTCGTCCTTGTAACGGAACGTGACGTAGAGCGGGGCGCTGAAGGTCTGGCCCTCGCGCTGGGACTCGAGCGCACCCATCTTGGGCTCGCCGAGATCATAGCTCACGAAATCGAGGCTGGCCTTCTCCTCGAAGCCAAAGATCGGGAAAAACTCGCGGAAAACGGCCTGCAGGCCGATATCCTTGCGCTTGGAGGGTTCCACTCCCCGCTGGAAAAATTCGTCGTAGGAATTGATCTGGAGTTCGATCAAATTTGGCGGCTCGATGGCCTCCTTCAACTTCCCGAAATGAAGACGCTTGGACATGGGCAGTGGGTGAACGATTGGAACGATTGGGACGGACTTCCGCCGGGGTCAGACTAACGAGTGCGAGTCGCCGCCAGCGAAAACGACAAAACGCCCGCACGACGAATACCATTCGTCTTTGCGAGGCGGAAACTGGCGGCGGCGCGGAATCGCTGGATCAGAACCTTGGGCAAAAGGGTGAGGGTAGAAAGTAGGACTGCGCCGGACGAAGGGCAATAAATTTCTAGATTTTCTTCGAAAAATTTTATTGTTGGCCCCTTCGTCCGAACGCAGGGATGAATTACTTGATTTCGACGGTGGCGCCGGCGGCTTCGATCTTCTTCTTGATCTCTTCCGCTTCTTCCTTCGTCACGCCTTCCTTGAGGGCCTTCGGAGCGCTTTCGACGAGGGCCTTCGCTTCCGCGAGACCCAGACCGGCGACCGCGGCACGAACTTCCTTGATGACGGCGATCTTGTTCGCGCCGGCACCAGTGAGGATGACGTCAAAGCTGGTCTTCTCTTCCACAGCGGCGGCTTCACCACCACCAGCAGCCGGACCGGCGGCAACCGCGACGGGAGCGGCGGCGCTGACGCCCCACTTCTCTTCGAGCTGCTTAACGAGGTCGGCGATTTCGAGAACGGTAAGACCGCTCAGCTTGTCAACGAGTTCAGATGTATCTGCCATGGTGTTCTTTCTTTGGTGTCGTCGCGCCCCGAAGCCTCAGGGCATTTAAGAATCCGCAGCCGCGAATCCGACGAGGAACCGATTGTGTTTTGTGTTTGGGTGCTCGCAGCGCGTGGCTTCTACGCGATGCGAAAGGGTTACTGGGCGGCGTCGGCCTTGGCCTGGAGGACGCGCGCGAGGCTGGCGCCGGGCTCGTTGAGCACGCGGACGAACCGACTGGCCGGGGCCTGAAGCAGACCAAGGAGGGTGGCCTGAAGGACCTGCTTCGAGGGCAGATCGGCCAGGGCCGCAACCTGGGCGGCGTCGAGAGCGGCGTTATCAAGGACGCCGGCCTTGACGACAGGCTTCTGGAATTCCTTGGCGAAGGTCTTGAGAATCTTCGCGGCGGCGCAGATGTCGGATTCCCCGGTGACGACGGCATTCTGGCCGGCGAGGGACTTGGAGAGGTCGGGCATGCCGAGCTCCTTGGCCGCAATCTTGATGAAGCTGTTCTTGACGACGTTCAGCTTTGCACCGCTACCCGCAAGGCGATTGCGGAGTTCGGCGAAATGCGGAACGGTCATGCCGCTATAATCGGCAACAATGAGGAAGGGCGAACCCTGGAACTTCGAGCGGAGGTCCTCGACGACGGTGGCTTTCTCAGGTCTCATGGAGTGAGTAAATGGTTGATGGTTGAGAGTTGAGAGGCCTTAGTTCTTGAGGAACGGAGCGGCATCGACGGTGAGGCCGGGCGACATGGTGGCGCTGAGCGTGATCGCTTCGACGAAAGCCCCCTTGGCCGTGGCCGGACGGGACTTGATCACCGCAGAGATGACCGCGCTGCCGTTTTCGAGAAGAGCGTCTTCGTTGAAGGAGAATTTTCCGACGGGAACGGCGATGTTTGCGTTCTTGTCGAGCTTGAACTCGACGCGGCCGGCCTTGACTTCCTTGATCGCGGTGGCGGTGTCGTCGGTGACAGTGCCAGTCTTGGGATTCGGCATGAGGCCGCGCGGTCCAAGGACCTTGCCGAGCTTACGCACTTCGGACATCGCGGCGGGCGTGGCGACGGCAACGTCGAAATCCTGGAAACCACCCTGGACCTGCTTGATGAGGTCTTCAAAACCGACGTATTCGGCACCGGCGGCGCGAGCGGCCTCCGCGGCGGAACCCGTGGCGAACACGAGAACGCGCACGGATTTGCCGGAGCCATGCGGCAGCGGACAGGTGCCGCGGACCATCTGGTCGCTCTGCTTGGGATCAACCCCGAGCTTGAAGGAAAGCGTGACCGTCTGGTCGAACTTGGTGGCGGGAAGCGTCTTGAGGAGCTTCACGGCATCCCCGAGCGCGTATTTCTTCTTGGCGTCCACCAACTCAGCGGCGGCGCGGTAACGTTTGCTACGTGTCTTTTGCATGATGTTTTGCAGTGCCAGCGACCTTCACGGTCTCCTGCGGTTATGGGTTTGAAAAAGCTCAGGACTCGACAACTTCGATGCCCATCTGGCGGGCCGTGCCGCAAAGGGTGCGGTAGGCGGCCTCTTCGCTGTTGGCATTCATGTCCGCGATCTTGATCTTCACGATGTCCATGACCTGCTTCTTGGTGAGCGTGGCGACCTTGACCTTGTTCGGCTCCTTGGAACCGGCGGCGATGTTCGCAGCCTTCTTGAGGAGGATGCCGGCGGGCGGGTTCTTCGTGATGAACGTGAAGCTCTTGTCCTTGTAGACCGTGATGACGACGGGAAGGATATCGCCCGACTGCTTCTGCGTGGCAGCATTGAACTCCTTACAGAACGCCATGATGTTCACACCCTGCTGACCGAGGGCAGGACCCACGGGAGGCGCGGGGTTTGCCGAGCCGGCTGGAATCTGGAGCTTGATGGTTGCGACAACTTCTTTGGCCATGATGTAAAAAGGGTGCGCTGGCGGGCAGCGGGAAAAAGAGTTTGGAAAATGCCGGACTTTTCCCGGAAGGTCAAGAGGCTTTTTCGCGGAATTCCAAAAATTCCGGAGGCCGACGATCTAGAGATTTGCCGGCGGGAACCATTGGTAAAGCCAGAAGTAGACGAGGACGCCGGTGAAGGAAACGTAGAGCCACACAGGCATCGTCCACCGTCCCATGCGCCGATGCTTGTCAAACCGGGCCCGCAGGGCCGGGACGACGGTGCAGATGATCATGGGCAAAACGGCGATCGCCAGGACGGTGTGAGTGCCGAGAAGCCAGTAGTAGAAGGTCTTTGGCCAGCCGGGATGCGTAAAGTAGGTGACGTGCCCGGCCTTCAGAAAGTGGTAGGTGAGATAGCAGGCCAGAAAGAGCGTTGAGGTCGCGAGGGCCGTGACCATGCACGCGATGTGAGCGCGCTTACGCTCGTGCCGGATGAACCACCAGCCGGAGGCGATGAAGATCGTGCTGAGGGCGTTGAGCGAGGCGTTGATGGGCGGAAAAACGGAAGGGTCCATGCAGATCGAGAAAGTAATAACGTCTGTCGGGATCACCGGGATGCACGGGCTTCCTGGCGAAGGTTTTCGATGTCCTGAAGGAGATTTGGTAGCAGCGCCGGATCGGCAAGGTCGTGGTAGGCCCGAATCCTGCCCGACTGGTCCACGACGACGAACTTCTGGGAATGGATCGGAGCCCCCTCTCCGTCCTTCGCAAGCGCAAGGAGCATTCCCCTGGTGGAGAACGTCTCGATCGCGGCGGGGTCGCCGGTGAGAAAGAACCATCGCGCGGGGTCCGCGCCAAAGCGTTCGGCGTATTTCTTCAGGACGGCAGGCGAATCGTATTCCGGATCGACGGTCACGCTGACGAGGCGCACGTCATCGGGGCCGACGGCGAGCGCGCGCTGGAGCTCGCTGAGGCGCTCGGTCATCACGGGACACGGGCCGGCGCAACGGGTGAAGATGAAGTCGGTGATCCAGATCTTCCCGGCGAGGTCGGCGCGCTTGACCGGCGCGCCGGTCTGGGCGGTGAAGGCGAAGTCGGGCGCGGTGGCCAGCTCGGGCAGCGGCGGGAGGGCCGGGCGGCGAGCGGTTTTCAATTGCGTCCAGGCGAGCGCGAGCACCGCGGCGCCCGCGGCGAAGGCAATGGCCCAGCCGATGCGGGGAATGCGGGACGGAGTGGACATGCGAAACGGACGGCAAACCCGCTTAACCCCGGTGCGTGGCGACGAGCAACGCGAGCAGGACGGGCAGATAGATGATCGAAGTGAAGAACAACGCGCGGGCGGATTCCCGGGTGCGGACCCGCGCGAACTGGAGGGCGAAGCCCGTGAAGATCGCCCCGCACAGTAGAGATCCGTAGAAATAGAGCTGCGAATTGAGGCCAATGAACGTCGGCGCGACGCTCACGATCACGAGGCAGAGCGAATAGAGGACGGCCTGGCGCGAAGTGGCACGGCCGTCGGAATCATGACTGGTGAGGAAGACGAAGCCGGCGTTTGCGTATTCGTCGCGATACATCCAGGCGATCGCGAGGAAATGCGGCATCTGCCAGAACCAGAGGATCGCGAAGAGGACCCAGCCGGGCAGACTGGCCTGACCGGTGGCGGCGATCCAGCCGATGAGTGGTGGCAGCGCCCCGGGAATCGCACCGACGAGCGTGTTCAGCGAACTCACCCGCTTCATCGGTGTGTAAACGAGGACGTAGATTACGATCGTCGTGAAGGCGAGCACGGCAGCGAGCGAGTCGACCAGCGCGAGGCACGCGACGCCGAAAATCGAGAAGAAGGCCCCGAACATGAGGGCGTCCTTCGGATGCATGCGCCCGGCGGGGAGCGGGCGGGTGCGCGTGCGGCGCATGAGCGCGTCGATGTCGCGTTCCCACCATTGATTGAGCGCGGCCGCTCCCCCGGCGCTGAAGGCCGTTCCGACGAGCGTCGCGGAAAGCGCGACCCACG
It encodes the following:
- the rplK gene encoding 50S ribosomal protein L11; the encoded protein is MAKEVVATIKLQIPAGSANPAPPVGPALGQQGVNIMAFCKEFNAATQKQSGDILPVVITVYKDKSFTFITKNPPAGILLKKAANIAAGSKEPNKVKVATLTKKQVMDIVKIKIADMNANSEEAAYRTLCGTARQMGIEVVES
- the rplJ gene encoding 50S ribosomal protein L10, which gives rise to MRPEKATVVEDLRSKFQGSPFLIVADYSGMTVPHFAELRNRLAGSGAKLNVVKNSFIKIAAKELGMPDLSKSLAGQNAVVTGESDICAAAKILKTFAKEFQKPVVKAGVLDNAALDAAQVAALADLPSKQVLQATLLGLLQAPASRFVRVLNEPGASLARVLQAKADAAQ
- a CDS encoding SCO family protein codes for the protein MSTPSRIPRIGWAIAFAAGAAVLALAWTQLKTARRPALPPLPELATAPDFAFTAQTGAPVKRADLAGKIWITDFIFTRCAGPCPVMTERLSELQRALAVGPDDVRLVSVTVDPEYDSPAVLKKYAERFGADPARWFFLTGDPAAIETFSTRGMLLALAKDGEGAPIHSQKFVVVDQSGRIRAYHDLADPALLPNLLQDIENLRQEARASR
- the cyoE gene encoding heme o synthase, producing MKSAASTTETAEAPSLLGDMAELVKARLSLLVLATTLVGYLLGQARETFSWVALSATLVGTAFSAGGAAALNQWWERDIDALMRRTRTRPLPAGRMHPKDALMFGAFFSIFGVACLALVDSLAAVLAFTTIVIYVLVYTPMKRVSSLNTLVGAIPGALPPLIGWIAATGQASLPGWVLFAILWFWQMPHFLAIAWMYRDEYANAGFVFLTSHDSDGRATSRQAVLYSLCLVIVSVAPTFIGLNSQLYFYGSLLCGAIFTGFALQFARVRTRESARALFFTSIIYLPVLLALLVATHRG
- the rplL gene encoding 50S ribosomal protein L7/L12; this encodes MADTSELVDKLSGLTVLEIADLVKQLEEKWGVSAAAPVAVAAGPAAGGGEAAAVEEKTSFDVILTGAGANKIAVIKEVRAAVAGLGLAEAKALVESAPKALKEGVTKEEAEEIKKKIEAAGATVEIK
- the rplA gene encoding 50S ribosomal protein L1, with protein sequence MQKTRSKRYRAAAELVDAKKKYALGDAVKLLKTLPATKFDQTVTLSFKLGVDPKQSDQMVRGTCPLPHGSGKSVRVLVFATGSAAEAARAAGAEYVGFEDLIKQVQGGFQDFDVAVATPAAMSEVRKLGKVLGPRGLMPNPKTGTVTDDTATAIKEVKAGRVEFKLDKNANIAVPVGKFSFNEDALLENGSAVISAVIKSRPATAKGAFVEAITLSATMSPGLTVDAAPFLKN
- the rpoB gene encoding DNA-directed RNA polymerase subunit beta, producing MSKRLHFGKLKEAIEPPNLIELQINSYDEFFQRGVEPSKRKDIGLQAVFREFFPIFGFEEKASLDFVSYDLGEPKMGALESQREGQTFSAPLYVTFRYKDEHATKEEKVYMGEIPLMTPQGTFVINGAERVVVSQLHRSPGICFETDVHLNGKLLHSFRIIPDRGSWLEVQFDTSDLLYVYLDRRKRRRKFLATTFLRSLGYGSDSDIIGLFYDIETLKLSEKLDEEEIATKVLIADILDGEITVARAFEPLNKTTVTQLLSLGHTSVQVVDTKNDDTVIKSLKKDPAHDEDEALKDIYRKLRPGDPPTVQNARNMLKRLFFDPKRYDLGRVGRHKINQKLEVEVDQAIRVLTKEDFVAAMKYLLELRRGEGMVDDIDHLGSRRVRTVGELLANQCRVGLARTERLVRERMTLYDAGTEHITPQKLINPKALSAVVRDFFGRSQLSQFMDQTNPLSELTHKRRLSALGPGGLSRDRAGFEVRDVHPSHYGRICPIETPEGPNIGLISSLSTFARVNDFGFIETPYRKVVDGKVTDQVEYLTGDREENFYIAQANAPVDAKGAFTGETVSSRHRGDFVEATPDQVQYMDVSPKQLVSVAAGLIPFLEHDDANRALMGSNMQRQGVPLLISDAPLVGTGIEGRVARDSRAVICSESDGIIASVTGSYITVTNDGELPEGKKKIKHDPSNGVYVYELRKFMRSNASTCINQKPIVAKGQKVKKGDVLADGPNTENGELALGRNVLVAFMPWNGYNFEDAILISEKVVKEDIYTSIHIDEFEIGARDTKLGPEEITRDIPNVSEEALQNLGPDGVIRIGAEVKPGDILVGKITPKSETELAPEERLLRAIFGEKAADVKDTSLTVPSGTYGIVMDVKVSSKKEVARLKMTPTESKRQQKMILEDHKRREDELHEQLTEALSNVLLGEKIPLDVVNAQTGEIIIPANRKITKQLLRKLASVYEHVEIDPSPIRNKIREIIGQFEHKFEELNREKEEKIGLVESGDDVDPGIIKQVKVYIASKRKLSVGDKMAGRHGNKGVVAKIVPEEDMPFLADGTPVDIVLNPLGVPSRMNVGQVLETHLGIAARALGFSVATPVFDGIAEPKIREYLREAQKVEGYTWINETGKSTLYDGRTGDKFDQQVVVGIIYMLKLGHLVADKIHARAVGPYSLVTQQPLGGKAQYGGQRFGEMEVWALEAYGAAYTLQELLTVKSDDVQGRTRIYESIVKGDNSLQAGTPESFNVLIKEMQGLGLDVKVGGTDPFAITDTAA
- the rpoC gene encoding DNA-directed RNA polymerase subunit beta' — translated: MRELTGAAFEKSEGFDEVGITVASPESIRAWSKGEVKNPETINYRTFKPEKGGLFCERIFGPTRDWECSCGKYKRIKHKGTVCDRCGVEVTQSRVRRERMGHIELAVPVSHIWFYKCMPSRIGLMLDMTSRQLERVIYYEDYIVIDPGNTPLQKCQLLTEAEFREAEDQYGDNFVAGMGAEAIKKLLEQLDLASLNDEIEQAMTSTRSKQLRKKLAKRLKLVQGFATSKTRPEWMILQVLPVIPPDLRPLVPLEGGRFATSDLNDLYRRVINRNNRLKTLLQLKTPEVIIRNEKRMLQEAVDALFDNGRHGRAVTGAANRPLKSLSDMLKGKGGRFRQNLLGKRVDYSGRSVIVIGPELKLNQCGLPKKMALVLFEPFIIRRLKELGYVHTVRSAKKLIERQTPEVWDILDEVTKGHPVLLNRAPTLHRLSIQAFEPILIEGEAIRVHPLVCTAYNADFDGDQMAVHVPLSIEAQMEARLLMLAPNNIFSPSSGKPITTPSQDIPLGCYYLTQMPRPGEIPDTGRTPLFGEAWEVEFALSEGSIKTHSPIRFKNPDFGVKTVYGDANVRILETTAGRVTFNQIWPKQLGFFNKVCGKKQLSDIIWRCYQVSGQAATVETLDRLKIAGFRAATSAGISIGVSDMIIPKEKTGLVEKAYKEIAEVSKQYHRGIITDGERKNKVQDVWTHTGEEVANALFRTLQHNDGRPEMNPVFIMVDSGARGNRTQIKQLAGMRGLMAKPSGEIIERPIISNFREGQSVLEYFISTHGARKGLADTALKTADSGYLTRKLVDAAQDVIITEDDCGTVNGIIVRPIYEGDEEVVALPARIVGRASCETVKDPVSGSIIIKAGQIIDEAPSYAIEKIGIEQLKIRSVLTCESKRGVCKRCYGRNLATGGDVKLGDAVGIIAAQSIGEPGTQLTMRTFHVGGTASQTFKQPIIKAKNDAQVKFNDLRTVQALDGTWIVLNKNGSVTLHAKDGREIESYNVVVGSVISVADGDHVSKGDTFIQWDPYNVPIITEKSGKIEFRDMIPAVTIRKEIDETTGVMGTVVIEHKEDLHPQIVIVDEKSGEVLASYSIPAGAHVEVKEKSKVQAGTRLAKTPRKIAKTKDITGGLPRVAELFEARRPKDAAEIAKIDGVVDIGGTVRGKRRLIVRDVETGAEEEHLIPLSKHIIAFKGDFVKKGQQLTEGPVVPHEILEICGPQELQEHLLNEVQEVYRLQGVEINDKHIEIIVRQMLRKVKITDPGDTTLLWGDQIDRLAFEQENATVIEKGGKPAEASPVLLGITKASLETDSFISAASFQDTTRVLTEAATLGKSDRLRGFKENVIMGHLIPAGTGFPANREFELVSLGEAIAEPEPVELEQEAI
- a CDS encoding DUF420 domain-containing protein, coding for MDPSVFPPINASLNALSTIFIASGWWFIRHERKRAHIACMVTALATSTLFLACYLTYHFLKAGHVTYFTHPGWPKTFYYWLLGTHTVLAIAVLPMIICTVVPALRARFDKHRRMGRWTMPVWLYVSFTGVLVYFWLYQWFPPANL